In Actinomycetes bacterium, the sequence GACGCCGATGACCAGCCAGATGACGACCAGTAGTGACCCGATGCGCCGCATCGCTACCTCCCATGCCGGATACAGATCGCGACGTTGACGAGCGGGCGGCGCCGTCCAGCGCTCCGTGCTCGGCGTTGCAGGAGTTCGGGCACCCAGCCAAGCAACCAGCGCCGGAGGTCCTCGCGTGCGCTCGGGAGGCGGCCGCTCACAGCCACGATGTCGTTACGGCACCGTCATCAGGTCAACGGGGTCGCACGCCTCGGCGCTACCAGTAGTGCCGGCGGCCGCGAACCGGGCGCCCCATCGATCCCAGGACCCACAAGACGGCGCCGACGATCAGCAAGATGATCCCGAGCGTCTTGAGGATCGCGACATCGGCGATGAAGCCGATGACCAGCAGGATCAAACCGAGAATGAGCATGCTGCTGCCTCCTTCGCCCCCACCCCTATGCGTCCTGCGCCCAGGACCTGGCCGACCGGAATCTGATCGTTCCCACACCGACGTGTCAATCCAACCTCGCCGACGCG encodes:
- a CDS encoding DUF6131 family protein gives rise to the protein MLILGLILLVIGFIADVAILKTLGIILLIVGAVLWVLGSMGRPVRGRRHYW